DNA sequence from the Malus sylvestris chromosome 10, drMalSylv7.2, whole genome shotgun sequence genome:
CGTCTACAAGTGGGACCCTGACGAACTTCCTGGTATGATTTTCGTATGATTTTTGATATGGGGTTTGTGGGTTTTGGaggtttttttttgtgaaagcaTTGATTTTTAGTATGATTTTGGATTTGGGGCTTGTGGGTTTTGATTGTTTGGttattaatttatgtatttgttttggttttttgaatCGGTTTTTGTGTAAGTCAAAAGTTTTGTGTGGATGATTGATTGCTGTAGAACAAGTGAGAAGAGTCTTGATCGTCGGGTCAACCCTTTGGATCAAAGTCCAATTGGTGCATTAATtcttaaaaccctaattttaacTGTTGGGATCATTGcggattttgggttttttttagaTTGCTTTGCTTCTTCTTGCTGTGTATTGGCTGATGGGTTTCGgagtattttttgttttgttgactGGATTTCGCCATGTTGATTTGGATTGGTTTGGCTTATACTTTGGTTATTGTTGATGGGTTTGGTTAACAGGGTTTTCATTCCTATTCAGATTTGTTTCGACACACACTCCTCGAATTTTGCAGGATGCTATGTGGTGATATTTTCTATGATCTAATAAAATGAACTACTATAATGTCAGTAGTTTGTGCTATATAAAGCTACGCATTTAGGAGTAAAGTAATTTAATATTTGTTCTTAGCCCTTGGTTTATAAATCCCAACTTTAAAATGCCAAGTATATGTGTCTGTTAATCCGGTTGCGTTTGGGATGGAAATGGTTTTGAATGGTTCtgattttcattaattttaattcatctGCTAATCTTAGTTTTATGTATTAGATAGCTGTTTAACTTCTCacaatttttgttgtttagCCTCTCACAATTTTTgctgtttaacctttcacattTTTTGTTGATTGAATATGGTTACTAACTAGTGAATGTGATATGCAGAACTATCTCTGTTGAAAACTGGAGACAGGCAATGGTTCTTTTTCAGTCCGAGAGATCGGAAATACCCTAATGGAGGAAGATCAAGCAGGGCAACCAGACACGGGTATTGGAAAGCTACAGGAAAGGATCGTACCATTGTATGCTATTCACGGTCTGTTGGATTGAAGAAGACCTTAGTTTATTACAAAGGCCGTGCACCTAGTGGGGAGCGCACCGACTGGGTGATGCATGAGTATACCTTGGATGAGGAAGAGCTCAAGAGATGCCAGAATGTACAGGTATTAATTGGAATAACATCCTTTTCAATATGCTCTTGAATTTCTTTTATTCTGTAAGCTAAAACTGACCATTTTGTTCTTCCTTTGTTTTAGCAATACTATGCTCTCTACAAGGTTTACAAAAAAAGTGGACCTGGTCCCAAAAATGGCGAGCAATATGGGGCACCATTTAGGGAAGAAGACTGGGTTGATGATGAATCCACAGTAATCAAGTCTGCTGCTGATCACCAAATCTCAGTGAAGCAAGCTGTAGATGTTGTTTCTATTGATAATGTGAAAGTCAATGGGGATGTCCATTATGCACTAAATGATATCGAGGAGTTCATGAAACAGATTGCTGATGAGGCTGTGCTGCCTGAAATGAATGGGTACGGTTACACAGCACCCCAGGTTGGTAATTTCTCTCTACTTACTGTACTCCCTTATTTTCTTGCAGGGCTAGTTGTTTATTGCTATTGCAGAGTATTTGGCAAATATGgctaaaataagatttttataTCGTAGAGGCTGATGGATCTGGTTTAGGTGTTACCACAATAGTCCCCACAATCAGTATTTTAAATGCTTAATCCTGATAAAGGATGATTGCAtaaataaagaaagtttgtacttttaaattttctttgcttgattttAGTCTTGCATGTATTAAATCTCTGTCACTGCGAACATGTAATTAACATTATACAATTTCATTTTGTAGGTTCTTAGCGAAGAAGATACCCAAAGTACTCTGGTTGATCTGTACTCCAGGGAAGTTATCTGTGCAGAACCTGTCAGAGAGTTCAATCCAAATGTGCAGCAACGCAATGTGGATGCTAACTTTGACTTCACGCAGTCATCTGCCTCCCAAATGCAATCTTACGAGGCATCTGAAGTCACCACAGCTGCTCCTGACATTTATGACCAGGACCCTCCTGCACTGCATGAAGAGGATTTCTTGGAGATGGATGATCTCCTTGGTCCTGAACCTACTGTACCAAACACTGTGAACCCTGTAGATGACTTGCAGTTTGGAGAGCTAGATGGATTAAGTGAATTCGACTTTTATCATGATGCAGCCATGTTTCTTCATGACTTGGGGCCTATTGATGAAGGAAATGTTGCTCATCATCAGTACATGAATTCTCAGGGGAATAATATAGTAGACCAGTTTGAATACCATTTACAACCCAATCCAGTAGCTGAAAACCAGGTTAACCATCTGCTGAATCCAGAATCAACTCAGATTAACAATCAGATGTGGACAAACACTGAAAGAGCAGAACCAAATCAGGGATCTCTCTCGTATTCAACCCCAGGTACATATAACAGTGACGATGAATTGTCGATGCTTTTGCTCATGTATTATTAAGTGCAGGTTTCCAGCTTCAAAACTCTTCTAAAAGCTGGTTTCTATGAATGTATTATTGATTGCAGTGGTTTGCATGACTCACTTCTAGTTATATGTTGGCATTCCCTTTGTTGTAAATTGGAATGTCCCTATAAAATCTTGTAAGTAGTCGCTAATATAGGCGATTTGTATCTGGTATTGTTTAGGTGTGGTATATGAATCTTCAAATTTTCCTTCCCAAGCAACTCAAAATCAAAGTGGCAATGAGGCTGCAGGTGCTACAAGTCAGTTCTCTTCTGCTCTTTGGGCCTTTGTGGAGTCCATACCTACCACCCCTGCATCGGCTTCAGAGAATGCTTTGGTGAATCGTGCTTTTG
Encoded proteins:
- the LOC126585069 gene encoding NAC domain-containing protein 17-like; translation: MVTEDDSAALFCDGHFAAPGFRFHPTDEELVLYYLKRKICKKRLKIDVIAETDVYKWDPDELPELSLLKTGDRQWFFFSPRDRKYPNGGRSSRATRHGYWKATGKDRTIVCYSRSVGLKKTLVYYKGRAPSGERTDWVMHEYTLDEEELKRCQNVQQYYALYKVYKKSGPGPKNGEQYGAPFREEDWVDDESTVIKSAADHQISVKQAVDVVSIDNVKVNGDVHYALNDIEEFMKQIADEAVLPEMNGYGYTAPQVLSEEDTQSTLVDLYSREVICAEPVREFNPNVQQRNVDANFDFTQSSASQMQSYEASEVTTAAPDIYDQDPPALHEEDFLEMDDLLGPEPTVPNTVNPVDDLQFGELDGLSEFDFYHDAAMFLHDLGPIDEGNVAHHQYMNSQGNNIVDQFEYHLQPNPVAENQVNHLLNPESTQINNQMWTNTERAEPNQGSLSYSTPGVVYESSNFPSQATQNQSGNEAAGATSQFSSALWAFVESIPTTPASASENALVNRAFERMSSFSRLRINTASTTVAAGNDSETRRAGRKRGFFFLPVLVALCAVFWVLIATLRPWGRSLST